From a single Fusarium fujikuroi IMI 58289 draft genome, chromosome FFUJ_chr03 genomic region:
- a CDS encoding related to chloroperoxidase encodes MPPSLAVGEFAKAPPGASRSPCPVVNALANHGYLERSGRGILMDDLNASMKHVGMSSLLGSVFAIPTYFEYQNPAKAYMKKPVSTRQRIWSLIKNPYSFFDYFGCWNSKQISDGKKYLNLVDLASHGAIEHDISLSRRDIAQKQGNNDPQEDLIEEMLDYSFDGETLTIQDLARFIKARISRQLEDNPELVYGPAEHQVNCGQIALMMGCFGDGKTIPVKYVRAIFEEERLPIDEGWKRRSWWTMGLVEFFGAVKKLVNTVGVEF; translated from the coding sequence ATGCCTCCCTCACTCGCCGTTGGAGAGTTTGCAAAAGCTCCTCCCGGTGCCAGCAGAAGTCCCTGCCCCGTCGTGAATGCTCTTGCAAACCATGGCTATCTTGAGCGTAGCGGACGCGGTATTCTCATGGACGACCTCAACGCCTCAATGAAGCACGTCGGCATGAGTTCTCTTCTTGGCTCCGTCTTTGCCATACCCACCTACTTCGAGTACCAAAACCCAGCCAAGGCATACATGAAAAAGCCTGTTAGCACTCGGCAGAGGATTTGGTCCCTCATAAAGAACCCTTACTCCTTCTTTGACTACTTCGGTTGCTGGAATTCGAAGCAGATCAGTGATGGAAAGAAGTATCTCAATCTAGTCGATCTCGCCTCTCACGGCGCTATCGAGCATGACATCTCCCTATCACGAAGAGACATTGCTCAGAAGCAAGGAAACAATGATCCTCAAGAAGACTTGATCGAAGAGATGCTGGACTATTCCTTTGATGGTGAAACTCTCACCATTCAAGACCTTGCCCGGTTCATCAAGGCCCGCATCTCACGTCAACTAGAGGATAATCCAGAATTGGTTTATGGACCAGCTGAACATCAAGTCAACTGCGGTCAGATCGCCTTGATGATGGGCTGTTTTGGAGATGGCAAGACAATTCCCGTCAAGTATGTCAGAGCtatctttgaagaagagagactgCCTATTGACGAGGGCTGGAAGAGGAGATCATGGTGGACAATGGGTCTTGTCGAGTTTTTTGGTGCTGTCAAGAAGTTGGTCAATACTGTTGGCGTGGAGTTCTAG